The following proteins come from a genomic window of Sorghum bicolor cultivar BTx623 chromosome 3, Sorghum_bicolor_NCBIv3, whole genome shotgun sequence:
- the LOC8073295 gene encoding probable LRR receptor-like serine/threonine-protein kinase At3g47570 gives MKIITCCSSINEQGQDFKALVFEFMPNGSLNRWLHIESGMPTLKNTLSLAQRLDIVVDIMDALDYLHNHCQPPIIHCDLKPSNILLAEGMSAQLGDFGIYRIISESESMILQNSNSTIGIRGSIGYVAPEYGEGSSITTFGDVYSLGILLLEVFTGRSPTDDMFRCSMDLHKFSEDALPENIWDIADKTMWLHTGTYDSNTRNMIEKCLVHVIALGVSCLRKHPRERTLIQDAVNEMHAIRDSYLKFSRPLVVEDGAGTILQ, from the exons ATGAAGATCATCACATGCTGCTCAAGCATCAATGAACAAGGTCAGGATTTCAAGGCATTGGTTTTTGAGTTCATGCCAAATGGTAGCTTGAATCGTTGGCTCCATATAGAATCTGGCATGCCCACTTTGAAAAATACTCTTAGCCTCGCACAAAGGCTCGATATCGTTGTTGATATCATGGATGCATTGGACTATCTCCATAATCACTGCCAGCCACCAATCATCCACTGTGATCTCAAACCAAGCAACATTCTTCTTGCAGAAGGCATGAGTGCCCAACTTGGAGATTTTGGTATATATAGAATCATTTCAGAAAGTGAAAGTATGATTCTGCAAAATTCCAATAGCACAATTGGCATAAGAGGCTCCATTGGCTATGTTGCTCCTG AGTATGGTGAAGGTTCTTCCATCACAACTTTTGGTGATGTTTATAGCCTTGGCATATTGCTGCTCGAGGTTTTCACAGGGAGGAGCCCAACAGATGATATGTTTAGATGTTCAATGGATCTACATAAGTTTTCAGAGGATGCTCTTCCAGAAAACATCTGGGACATAGCCGATAAGACAATGTGGCTCCATACTGGCACCTATGACAGCAATACAAGAAACATGATTGAGAAATGTTTGGTTCATGTCATTGCTCTTGGGGTATCCTGCTTGAGAAAACATCCTAGAGAGAGGACACTGATACAAGATGCGGTCAATGAGATGCATGCTATCAGAGATTCATACCTCAAGTTTTCCAGGCCTCTTGTGGTGGAAGATGGAGCAGGAACGATTTTGCAGTAA